Proteins encoded by one window of Candidatus Binatia bacterium:
- the rfaE2 gene encoding D-glycero-beta-D-manno-heptose 1-phosphate adenylyltransferase, with the protein MNKILTWTAARRRVATWRRQGLRVVFTNGCFDIIHPGHVRYLRAAHRLGDVLVVGINSDTSVRRLKGRSRPIVPEGARCEVLAALEMVDAVVLFTENTPYELIRAIQPDVLVKGGDWQPDHIVGADIVRARGGKVRALRFARGYSTTGLVERIRDGRRD; encoded by the coding sequence TTGAACAAGATCCTCACCTGGACGGCGGCGCGGCGTCGCGTCGCCACCTGGCGGCGCCAGGGATTGCGCGTCGTCTTCACGAACGGCTGTTTCGACATCATCCACCCCGGACACGTGCGCTATCTGCGCGCCGCGCACCGGCTCGGCGACGTGCTCGTGGTGGGTATCAACAGCGACACCTCGGTGCGCCGTCTCAAAGGCCGGTCGCGCCCCATCGTTCCCGAAGGGGCGCGTTGCGAGGTGCTCGCCGCGCTGGAAATGGTGGACGCCGTCGTGCTCTTCACGGAGAACACCCCGTACGAACTGATCCGGGCGATCCAGCCCGACGTGCTGGTCAAAGGCGGCGACTGGCAGCCCGACCACATCGTCGGGGCGGATATCGTCCGTGCCCGCGGCGGCAAGGTGCGCGCGCTGCGCTTCGCGCGGGGTTACTCGACGACAGGGCTGGTGGAAAGGATACGGGACGGGCGGAGGGATTGA
- the rpmB gene encoding 50S ribosomal protein L28, with amino-acid sequence MARSCEICGKHSSVGHNVSHANNKSKRTWAPNLQSVRAQVGGGVRRLLVCTRCIRSGKVAKAA; translated from the coding sequence ATGGCCCGAAGCTGCGAAATCTGTGGCAAGCACAGCTCAGTCGGTCATAACGTCAGTCACGCGAACAACAAGAGCAAACGCACCTGGGCGCCGAACCTGCAAAGTGTGAGAGCGCAGGTCGGCGGCGGCGTCCGACGGCTGCTCGTCTGCACCCGCTGCATCCGCTCCGGCAAGGTAGCCAAGGCCGCCTGA